The sequence AATGGTACACAGGCGGTTATATTCATAGGATCTATATTTATCACTATAATAACTATCGAAATCATAATACATGATACGTAAATATTCTGTTTCCAACCCATCCATTAATTCTAAATTTCTATCAAACCTATTCATCATTCACCTCAGCAAATAAATTTCATACAAAATTATATCATAGTACAAAGATCTAATGAAAGATATATTGTATTTGAAATTTTAGCTATTTTATAGAAAAATAGATTAGTTAATTATTTTTGCTTAATGTATTATATACAATATGGTGTAACAACAAAGGAGGAATTATTAATGGGATATAAATTTTTTATGCCTCCATTAAGTTTAATGGGAAAAGGATGCCTTAATGATGCTGGTGAAGAATTATCATCTCTAGGACTAAAAAAAGCTTTAATAGTAACAGATAAATTCTTACTTGAAATAGAATTAGCAAAAAAATTAACAGATGTTTTGGACACTAATGGAATAGATTATGCTATCTACGATGGTATAAAACCTAATCCTACAGTTCAAGCAGTTGAAGAAGCCTTTGATATGCTAAAAGAAAACAATTGTGATTTCGTAATATCATTAGGTGGTGGATCTGCACACGATTGTGCTAAAGCAATTGCTTTACTAGCAACTAATGGAGGAAAAATAGGTGATTATGAAGGTGTAAACAAATCTTCTAAACCTTGTATGCCTCTTGTAACAGTAAATACTACTGCTGGCACTGCAAGTGAAATGACAGTATTCTGCATCATAACAGATGAAGAAAGACATATAAAAATGGCCATTGTAGATAAAAACGTAAATCCAATTATGGCAATAAATGATCCTGTACTAATGATGGCAATGCCAAAATCATTAACTGCAGCAACTGGTATGGATGCACTAACTCATGCTATTGAAGCATATGTATCAACATCCGCAACACCTGTAACAGATGCCTGTGCATTAAAGGCTATTTCAATAATAAGTACTTATTTAGCAAAAGCTGTAGATAAGGGTAACGATGAAACAGCTAGAGAACAAATGGCTTATGCTGAATATTTAGCTGGCATGGCATTTAACAATGCAAGCTTAGGATATGTTCACGCTATAGCTCACCAATTAGGTGGATTCTATAACTTACCACATGGAGTATGTAATGCTATATTACTGCCACATGTTCAAAAATACAATTTAGAAGTTTCCCATGAAAAACTAGCAGATGTTGCAAAAGCTATGGGAGTAAATACTGATAATCTTTCTTCAATAGAATCTGGTAAAAAAGCTATAGAAGCTATAGAGCAATTATCATCTTACATCAATATTCCAAAAGGATTAGGTGAATTAGGTGCTAAAGAAGAGGATATACAAACTTTAGCTGAAAATGCTTTAAAAGATGCTTGTGGACTTACAAATCCTAAGCAAGGTTCTTTAGAAGATATAATGAACATAATAAAATCAGCAATGAATTAAATTGCAGCCACTAGTATCCAGATTATATTTCCTTACTGGTTAATAGTCGCTGGTATACTATTAATTATATAAAACCCTAAACCCTACAAAAAAAGACCTACTATAATGCAGGTCTTTTTTATATATTAATATAATTTACTTGCTTGCCTTGTAAACTAATTATAATCATCCACTAATTACAATTATTATAGTAATCCTAAACCATTCCTTCTGTTAAGAATGATTTCTTCCAAACGGTCAGCTGCTTTCATTACATCCTCTTCAAGAATTAATTGACCACCAGTTAAATCTTTTAAATCCTCAGTTAATACCTTAGTTACAACTTCACTTCCAGTAATAAATGGGGGAATCGCAAGATGTAATGGAAGACCTAACGCTAACCCAAATGCACCATCCGCAAGAGCCTGCTCTTCCAACCATTGAGGTGCAGATAATACTAATGGAAGTTGTGGAATATCTATTCCTAAATACTCTGCAAGTTGTGATGCAACAATTTCAAGCCTTCCAATTGCTAGACAAGGTCCAAAATTCAATACTGGAGGAATTCCTAAGCTTTCACATACTTCCTTCAAGTTATCACCTGCAAGACTAGCAGCAGATGGTGACATTAATCCTACATTTTCTAATCCTCCGCTAGAACATCCTGCTGAAAGAACAATTATATCTCTCTTTATAAGTTCTTTTGTCAATTCCACTGTAAATACATCATGTCCTTTTGCAGTAAGATTTGAACATCCAACTACCCCAGCAACCCCTTTTATTTTACCACTAGCAATTAGATCAACTAGAGGTTTCCAAGTTCCACCTAAAAACTCTCTTAAAGAATTCTCACTTACTCCTGTGACAACATCGTCAAACCCATGTTCCATTGGTATACTTATCTTCACGTTCTTTCTTCTACTTGAATAGCTCTTTATTGCTTCTTCAATAACATTGTCTGTTATTAATTCTCTATCTTCATAGGCATATTTAATATAATCTGCATTAGCCTTCTTTGCCACATCATCAAGACATATCATCTTAACTTCAAACTCATCTGCAATAGGTTCTATTCCAGGAAGCGTACAATTAAACTCTGAAAGAATTATATCTATTCCACCTGTAGAAATAAGGGCTTCACTTGTAAAATTGTTTCCTGCATGTCCTGAAAAAACTTCTTTATAGTGCTCACCTCTAAGTTGTAGATCTTGTCCAACACATGTACATCCAACAAGTCTAAAACCTTTTGCCCCAACAGCTTTTGCCTTAGCAGTAATATCTTCATCTAAAAGTCTATCTTGTAAATGAGCTATTATTGAATGTTGATGACCTGTAATCATTATATTTATATAATCTGTGTCGACTACCTTAAAACCAACCTGCGCTTGACGTATTACAGGTTCTCCAAGCATAACATCATTTAAAAGATTAGTTAAAGTAAGTCCATATAAACCTGTAGAGATTCCTAAGTTTAAGCAATTTAATAACATATCCACTGGGTCACTACTTAAATTAGTTGAAGTCTTAACTATAGCATCAAAAACCTCTGATTTTGCTCCACCGGGTAGAATGTCGAGTTTCTCCCAAACCTTAACCCTTGGTGCATATGCTATTTTCTTAACAAGCTCCATTTTCTCATATCTAGGCTTATATAAATCTCTTAAAACTGCATCTGACACAAGAACTGCTTTCTTATGTGTATCTTCTTCATTTATCCCAAAAATTTCAGCTAGATGATTTAAGGTATCAACACCCTTAATAATTCCTTTATTTTCTCCAGTTTTCTTTAAGTTTAATGCAGTATTTTCAACTATATGCAAATAGCATCCAGAACCAGCTGCTACAGCTCTTAAGAAATTACGAGCAACAATCGTATCTGCATTAGCTCCACATACCCCACGAGGAGCTTTTGGTGTTATCCTACATGGGCCATTTGAACATAAACGACAGCAAACCCCTTGTAGACCAAAACCACATTTAGGACTTTGGCTCTTCACTCTGTGATGAGAAGTTTCTACCTCTGAATTAGCAATAAAATTTTCTAATACCTTATCAGCACTACTACATGATGTACAATTTCCACAAGTATTCATTAAAAATATCCTCCTTATACTATACCTTTTTGGTATAGTTTTAATTATATAAAATGGGGAATTAGTATTTCCCCTCTTTTAAATCTTTGAAATTAATATTTGATAATTGTAAGACAAGACTTTCTTGTACCCCTCCAAGAGCTCTATGAATTTCACACTTATTGCCTTTTCTAGCATTACAATAAGCAGGATCATAAATACATCTATTTACACAAATAGGGCCATCAATAGCTTCTATAACATCTCTTAATGTAATTTCTTCTGGGAGCTTATTAAGTGAATAACCACCATTAACTCCTCTATAGGATTTTATAATTTCAGGTGCAATAAGTTTCCTTAAAAGCTTTAACAAAAACCTAAGAGGAAGTCCCTCATGCTCAGAAATTGTCGCTGCATCGACCTTTGCACCATATTCCAATTTTGATAAATAAAGTACTACACGTAAACCATAATCTGCTTCTTGTGTTATTTTCATAATATCTCCTCGAAAGTTTACTCATTTGGTATAGTTTTAATATATTATTTTTATTTTATTTTGTCAATAACCTTGTTATGAAAAATTTATATTGGTGGATTATAGAAAAAGTAAGGTTAGTATATGCAACATTAACCAAGTTGTATATACTAACCTCCCTATAAACTATCAAAAAAACTTTATAAATTCATTAAATCATCTTCATCATATATGGCTTTTGCCAATGGAAATGGTTCAAGAGCTCTTTCTAAAATTCCTTGAACATATCCTATTAATACTCCATAATTAACAATTGGAATCTCGCTTTTAACCGCATTATCAATTCTTGAAAGCATAGCTGCTCTATTTAGCATACAGCCTCCACAATGAATTATAAGCTTATACTTTTTAACATCTTCAGTAAATGAATTTCCTGAAGAATATTCAAAGTTTATTTGCTTTCCAGTCATTTGTCTTACCCATCTTGGAATTTTTACGGTTCCAATATCATCACATTGTCTATGATGAGTGCACCCCTCTGAAATCAATACACTGTCTCCATCTTTTAAGCTTTCTATGGCTTTAGCTCCTTTTACAAGCTCAATAAGATCACCCTTATATCTTGCCTGCAATATTGAAAATGAAGTAAGCATTATATCTTTAGGTGTGTCCGCAGATGCTTTTAAGAACACCTGTGAATCAGTTATAACAAGCTTAGGTTTTTTCTTTAAGTTTTCTAAAGTCTCTCTTAATTCATGTTCCTTTGTTACTATAGCTATTGCATCGCTCTCTATAATATCTCTTATAGTCTGTTGTTGCGGAAGTATAAGTCTTCCTTTAGGAGCTGCCTTGTCTATAGGTGTAACAAGCACAACTATATCTCCTGGGCTTATAAGATCTCCTACTAATTTAAATTTATCTTCATTATCTGGAATCAAATCTATAATATTTTGCTTAAGTTCATCTATACCACTCTTGTTTAATGCTGAAACAGAAACTACTGGAACAGCAAACTCTTTTTGTATATAATTAATTTCTTCTTTTGACATACCTCTTTGGTCAGCCTTATTAAAAATGCAAACCATAGGTACTTTCTTTTCCTTTAATTGATTTATAATATCTTTATCTTTTTCAGTAATTCCGATAGTACTGTCTATTACTACTAAGGCAACATTGGTTTTTGATAAAACTTCAAATGTTTTCTTTTTTCTTGATTCTCCTAATTCACTCTCATCATCAAGTCCTGCTGTATCAATGATCATACAAGGCCCTATAGGAAGAATTTCAATAGCCTTATAAACTGGGTCTGTAGTTGTCCCCTTTACATCAGATACTATAGAAATTTCTTGATTTGTAAGTGCATTTATAATACTAGATTTTCCTGCGTTTGTCATTCCAAATAGAGCAATATGTACTCTTTCTCCAGAAGGTGTTGTATTTAAACTCATTTCATTACTCCTTTGATTTTGTTATTTAATATTTCTCAATTTTGTTTATTCACACATATATACCTTCTTCTATTATAATATAAAATATAAATATTGTAATAGAGTTTCCTCAATATCCCTCTGTATATAAAGATTATATAACCCTAATTTTTTGCTAAATATTCTTTGAAGAATAATATATTAGAATACAAGTATATTTAGGTTTTTGATTTGCATATAGAGCTATTCCATCTAAATGTTGGTAAAAAAATGTCGAATTTTTGTAACTTGTCCACCAAAATTTCCACCAACATTATTATGGAACAGTTCTATATAGACTCTGATTATATATACTATACTCTATTAACCCCAAATGACAAGTTAAACTAAATAAACTATCTAAACACAAAGCATCAATACAATATCATTGATATAATATAGCCTATTAATGATATAATACTATTAATGATATAGAACATTTAAGGAGTGTTGCATTTTGAATTATAGATTAGAACAAGATTTATTAGGTGAAAAAAATATAGCTAATTCTACATATAGCGGAATAAATACAGCAAGAGCCTTAGAAAACTTTGACTTAAACAGTAAGGCTGTAAACATAAACCTAATAAAAGACATTGCTCTTATAAAAAAAGCAGCAGCAATGACAAATATGAAATTAAAGTTGCTTGCTGCTGAGAAAGCTGAAGCCATAATAAAAGCAAGTGAAGAAGTCATAGAAGGAAAATTTGATAATGAATTTAGAATCAGTGCATTTCAGGGTGGAGCTGGTACTTCTACCAATATGAATGTAAATGAAGTTATTGCTAACAGGTCAATCGAATTACTTGGTGGTACTAAAGGAAATTATGATCTTGTACATCCACTTAATGATGTTAATATGTCACAATCAACCAACGATGTTTATCCTTCTGCCCTTAGAATCGCTGCAATACGTCTAATAAGAAAACTTAGCAATTCTTTGTCTAGTTTGCAAGAAGCTCTTCAAATAAAAGAAAATGAGTTTTCAGATATAATAAAGCTGGGTAGAACTCAATTAATGGATGCTCTTCCAATGACAGCTGGACAAAGCTTTGGAGCATACTCAAAGGCAATCGAAAGAGACAGGTGGAGAATATATAAGGTTGAAGAAAGGTTACGACAGATTAACCTTGGTGGCACTGCAATAGGCACAGGACTAAATGCTACAAATAAATATGTATTTATGATGACAGATACTATTCAAAACCTTACTGGTCTTGGTATAGCAAGATCTGACTATCCTATGGATATC comes from Clostridium sp. TW13 and encodes:
- a CDS encoding RrF2 family transcriptional regulator; its protein translation is MKITQEADYGLRVVLYLSKLEYGAKVDAATISEHEGLPLRFLLKLLRKLIAPEIIKSYRGVNGGYSLNKLPEEITLRDVIEAIDGPICVNRCIYDPAYCNARKGNKCEIHRALGGVQESLVLQLSNINFKDLKEGKY
- the hydF gene encoding [FeFe] hydrogenase H-cluster maturation GTPase HydF, which encodes MSLNTTPSGERVHIALFGMTNAGKSSIINALTNQEISIVSDVKGTTTDPVYKAIEILPIGPCMIIDTAGLDDESELGESRKKKTFEVLSKTNVALVVIDSTIGITEKDKDIINQLKEKKVPMVCIFNKADQRGMSKEEINYIQKEFAVPVVSVSALNKSGIDELKQNIIDLIPDNEDKFKLVGDLISPGDIVVLVTPIDKAAPKGRLILPQQQTIRDIIESDAIAIVTKEHELRETLENLKKKPKLVITDSQVFLKASADTPKDIMLTSFSILQARYKGDLIELVKGAKAIESLKDGDSVLISEGCTHHRQCDDIGTVKIPRWVRQMTGKQINFEYSSGNSFTEDVKKYKLIIHCGGCMLNRAAMLSRIDNAVKSEIPIVNYGVLIGYVQGILERALEPFPLAKAIYDEDDLMNL
- the cooS gene encoding anaerobic carbon-monoxide dehydrogenase catalytic subunit; translated protein: MNTCGNCTSCSSADKVLENFIANSEVETSHHRVKSQSPKCGFGLQGVCCRLCSNGPCRITPKAPRGVCGANADTIVARNFLRAVAAGSGCYLHIVENTALNLKKTGENKGIIKGVDTLNHLAEIFGINEEDTHKKAVLVSDAVLRDLYKPRYEKMELVKKIAYAPRVKVWEKLDILPGGAKSEVFDAIVKTSTNLSSDPVDMLLNCLNLGISTGLYGLTLTNLLNDVMLGEPVIRQAQVGFKVVDTDYINIMITGHQHSIIAHLQDRLLDEDITAKAKAVGAKGFRLVGCTCVGQDLQLRGEHYKEVFSGHAGNNFTSEALISTGGIDIILSEFNCTLPGIEPIADEFEVKMICLDDVAKKANADYIKYAYEDRELITDNVIEEAIKSYSSRRKNVKISIPMEHGFDDVVTGVSENSLREFLGGTWKPLVDLIASGKIKGVAGVVGCSNLTAKGHDVFTVELTKELIKRDIIVLSAGCSSGGLENVGLMSPSAASLAGDNLKEVCESLGIPPVLNFGPCLAIGRLEIVASQLAEYLGIDIPQLPLVLSAPQWLEEQALADGAFGLALGLPLHLAIPPFITGSEVVTKVLTEDLKDLTGGQLILEEDVMKAADRLEEIILNRRNGLGLL
- a CDS encoding iron-containing alcohol dehydrogenase; this translates as MGYKFFMPPLSLMGKGCLNDAGEELSSLGLKKALIVTDKFLLEIELAKKLTDVLDTNGIDYAIYDGIKPNPTVQAVEEAFDMLKENNCDFVISLGGGSAHDCAKAIALLATNGGKIGDYEGVNKSSKPCMPLVTVNTTAGTASEMTVFCIITDEERHIKMAIVDKNVNPIMAINDPVLMMAMPKSLTAATGMDALTHAIEAYVSTSATPVTDACALKAISIISTYLAKAVDKGNDETAREQMAYAEYLAGMAFNNASLGYVHAIAHQLGGFYNLPHGVCNAILLPHVQKYNLEVSHEKLADVAKAMGVNTDNLSSIESGKKAIEAIEQLSSYINIPKGLGELGAKEEDIQTLAENALKDACGLTNPKQGSLEDIMNIIKSAMN
- a CDS encoding aspartate ammonia-lyase, whose protein sequence is MNYRLEQDLLGEKNIANSTYSGINTARALENFDLNSKAVNINLIKDIALIKKAAAMTNMKLKLLAAEKAEAIIKASEEVIEGKFDNEFRISAFQGGAGTSTNMNVNEVIANRSIELLGGTKGNYDLVHPLNDVNMSQSTNDVYPSALRIAAIRLIRKLSNSLSSLQEALQIKENEFSDIIKLGRTQLMDALPMTAGQSFGAYSKAIERDRWRIYKVEERLRQINLGGTAIGTGLNATNKYVFMMTDTIQNLTGLGIARSDYPMDITQNCDIFVETSGLLKSCSVNLLKISNDLRLLNSGPRGGIGEIILPKMQTGSTIMPGKVNPVIPEMVAQVSLRVIANDSAITSASSMGQLELNAFTPLIAECLLESLELLDKSVILFKEKCIDGLEMNVDRCLENLEKSLVSATALVPYIGYDKASSISKTALVTGKTIREVLLEEQMLPVDIIDKILSPTELIRTHISGK